A stretch of DNA from Cryptomeria japonica chromosome 4, Sugi_1.0, whole genome shotgun sequence:
ACATATTTCAAGCTTTTTATGCTTTGATACTAGCTAGAAGGGGAACTATACTGATTAGGAGCGACAAATGCCTCTTGCAGTTGTCAATGAGCATAGTTAGGCGACCAACAAGGCTGAGCAATGATGAGTGGGTGGTAAGCATTAGGAAAATGCTTGCCTGCGATTGTAGAAAAGTTGTTTGGGGTAAAACTTGGAGCATTCCTAGTTTGGTCTTGATACTAAGAAGGAAAATAACTAATAGGCTTATGGAATGGAGGGGGAAAAAGGTATTTCCATCATATATTTTCATTATAAAGGTTTGTAGGTGCTAGGAGAAGTTGTAGCTTTCAATCTCATGGCAATTAGCAAGGCTCTACTACTCATGGTTGGTTCCAATCTTCTAGACTGCTTTTataataatcttctccttcttcacaGAGGCTGAATTAGTTTCGACAAGTTTCCTCCTCCACAACTTACCATCTCTCTAATCAACCCACACAAACTAGTTGAAAACATCCCTAAAGAGGAATGTGTTATTACTAATTAGAAGCTTGTTAATGACAATACCCTCATTAATGTTTGTTTGAGGTTTTAATTTTAATGCCAAAGATCAATCTAATGTTGGTACAACAATAGTTGTTTAACATTTTTATTCGTCTTTATTCTAAACTCTATCTCATTAGACTATGTGAATGTGTCTTTATACCATCCTACTTTTTATTTGTCTTTATTCTAGACTTTATCCCATTAGACTTTGTGAATGTGTCTTTATTTTAtgtaaaaataaagtaaaaaaaatATTCACAATATATATGTGGATGGAGAACTCACGGAGGGCATAAAAGTAAGAAATTGAAAGAGTTAAACATATGAGACTTTGAACATTTTAAAGCGGACCCAATGCCACATACTTTTAAAAACCAGCTGGATATGAACCAGCTGTTCTGATGACTGGTAGGTATACTTCCATTGTCAAACACATAATATCTTACGTTTAAGGTCGGTTCCAAAAAGCAAACGTAGAAGAGAATTCTAGAGAATTTTATGGACAGCGGGGCGAATAAAGCTCTATAGGAATCTAACAAAATATCAAAAAACTTGATATTTGTATCACCGACTTACAAGTTTACGTGGCATCTAAGCAACTATAGAGAGCGCGTAATCATTCCTAGTTCAGCACTATAAATCTCTATTCCCATATAGTTATTTGATCAAACTATTTTGACGGTCAAATTTGTCTATCTTGTATTGTTATAATTCTTTCATAGCTTAGAATTTGCAATTATGGCGGATTCAAATGCACCAGAGCAGCAGAGTCGTGGTCTGTTTGGAATGTTCGGGAAGAAGAAAGAAGCGGAAACTGATCAGCAGCAGCAGGAGGAAGAGGGGCATGCCAACGTAGCCGAGGTTTGTCCTCCACCTGTTTATCAAGACTGCGTGGAGGAAGACAAACCCTATGCTGAGGATGAGAAGAAGACAGAAGAGGGAAAGCTGAATCGTACTAATAGCTCTTCCTCCATCTCTGTAAGTTCTTTTTGTGTTTACTCTTAAAGTCTATTTCAAGAACTCTTGTATTCTTTTACTTCCTCCATCTCTGTAAGTTCTTTTTGTGTTTACTCTTAAAGTCTATTTCAAGAAATCTTgtattcttttatttcatttttatgaaTGAGTGTTTAGATTATCATGTTACGGAAATTGGTGGATCTTTATGGGTTCTAGAATTATTTGGTTTGATTTATCTAATGAAATGGATGAATGTGTTTATAGCCGAGCgatgaggaagaaggagaagggggcgagaagagaaagaagaaaggaCTGAAGGAGAAGCTTGGTGGacatagaaaagaaggggaagATGTTCGTGAAGAGGAACAAGAGAAGAAATGGTTCTCTGGACAGAAAAAAGAAGGGGAAGACATGCGTGAAGAGGAACATGAGAAGAAATGGTTCCCTAaacagaagaaagaagaggaagatatgCGTGAAGAGGAACAAGAGAAGAAATGGTTCCCTGGAcagaaaaaagaagaggaagacatgCGAGTAGAGGAACACGAGAAGAAATGGTTCCCTGaacagaagaaagaagaggaagatatgCGTGAAGAGGAGCAAGAGAAGAAATGGTTCACTGGAcagaaaaaagaagaggaagacatgCGAGTAGAGGAACACGAGAAGAAATGGTTCCCTGaacagaagaaagaagaggaagatatgCGCGAAGAGGAACAAGAGAAGAAATGGTTCCCTGGAcaaaaaaaagaagaggaagacatgCAGGAAGGAGAACGTGAGAAGAAATGGTTCCCTGAAgggaagaaaaaagatgaagatatGCGTGAAGAGGAACAAGAGAAGAAATGGTTTCCTGaacagaagaaagaagaggatatgcGTGAAGAGGTaccagaaaagaaaaaggaagaggaagaggtgtATCAAGAGAAACAAGAGAAGGGAGGAGTTGTGGATAGAATAGAGGAGAAGTTCCCTGgacagaagaaagaagaggaagacatgtATGAAGAGGAACAAGAAAAGAAATGGCTCCCTGAacagaaaaaggaagagaaagaggtgcatcaagagaaacaagaaaatggaGGATTTATGGATCAGACAAAGGAGAAGTTCCCTGGacaaaagaaacaagaggaagacatGTATAAAGAGGAACAAGAAAATAAATTGCTCCCTGAacagaaaaaggaagaggaagaggtgtATCAAGAGAAACAAGAGAAGGGAGGGTTTATAGATAAGATAAAGGAGAAGTTTCCTCGACATAAGAAAGAAGGACAAGAGACGcatcaagagaaacaagaaaataaaaattctctTGGACAAGGGGAAGAGGTGCGCCAGGAGACACATGGGAAGAAAGGATTGA
This window harbors:
- the LOC131050005 gene encoding uncharacterized protein LOC131050005, with amino-acid sequence MADSNAPEQQSRGLFGMFGKKKEAETDQQQQEEEGHANVAEVCPPPVYQDCVEEDKPYAEDEKKTEEGKLNRTNSSSSISPSDEEEGEGGEKRKKKGLKEKLGGHRKEGEDVREEEQEKKWFSGQKKEGEDMREEEHEKKWFPKQKKEEEDMREEEQEKKWFPGQKKEEEDMRVEEHEKKWFPEQKKEEEDMREEEQEKKWFTGQKKEEEDMRVEEHEKKWFPEQKKEEEDMREEEQEKKWFPGQKKEEEDMQEGEREKKWFPEGKKKDEDMREEEQEKKWFPEQKKEEDMREEVPEKKKEEEEVYQEKQEKGGVVDRIEEKFPGQKKEEEDMYEEEQEKKWLPEQKKEEKEVHQEKQENGGFMDQTKEKFPGQKKQEEDMYKEEQENKLLPEQKKEEEEVYQEKQEKGGFIDKIKEKFPRHKKEGQETHQEKQENKNSLGQGEEVRQETHGKKGLIDKIKGKLPGHHGEGKVQ